One Cellulomonas sp. Y8 DNA segment encodes these proteins:
- a CDS encoding exonuclease domain-containing protein, translated as MTWTDGPLLGFDTETTGVDTDHDRIVTAALVRRDRDGTHVRTWLVDPGVEIPEGASAIHGISTEHARAHGVEPRGALDEIAAAIAEAVREGVPVVAYNASFDLCLLESELRRHGLPTVEDRLDGELRPVIDPLVLDRAEDRYRSGKRKLVDLCGVYQVVDTGSLHTADVDVVATLDVLERIVGRFPHLGDLDLVSLHDYQVTAHRAWAEAFNAWRAERGHTGPGAESTWPSRAASRAAAAAGAPGTGAPLEPLPARRSRRPRPSPPRRPPPRTSPLPSPPRPRRTSPPGSPGGSPPSPRSPSA; from the coding sequence ATGACCTGGACCGACGGGCCGCTGCTGGGGTTCGACACCGAGACCACCGGCGTGGACACCGACCACGACCGCATCGTGACGGCCGCGCTCGTCCGGCGGGACCGCGACGGCACCCACGTGCGCACCTGGCTCGTCGACCCCGGCGTCGAGATCCCCGAGGGCGCCAGCGCCATCCACGGCATCAGCACCGAGCACGCCCGGGCGCACGGCGTCGAACCGCGCGGGGCGCTGGACGAGATCGCCGCCGCCATCGCCGAGGCCGTCCGCGAGGGCGTGCCGGTCGTGGCCTACAACGCCTCCTTCGACCTGTGCCTCCTCGAGTCCGAGCTCCGCCGGCACGGCCTGCCGACCGTCGAGGACCGCCTCGACGGCGAGCTGCGCCCGGTCATCGACCCGCTCGTCCTCGACCGCGCCGAGGACCGGTACCGGTCCGGCAAGCGCAAGCTCGTGGACCTGTGCGGCGTCTACCAGGTGGTGGACACCGGCAGCCTGCACACCGCCGACGTCGACGTGGTGGCGACCCTCGACGTGCTGGAGCGGATCGTCGGGCGGTTCCCGCACCTGGGCGACCTCGACCTGGTCTCGCTGCACGACTACCAGGTGACCGCGCACCGGGCGTGGGCCGAGGCGTTCAACGCCTGGCGCGCCGAGCGCGGGCACACCGGCCCCGGCGCGGAGTCGACGTGGCCGAGCCGCGCGGCGTCGCGGGCGGCGGCCGCCGCGGGGGCGCCGGGGACGGGCGCACCGCTCGAGCCGCTGCCGGCGCGCCGGAGCCGGCGCCCCAGACCGTCGCCGCCGCGCCGGCCGCCGCCGCGCACGTCGCCGCTCCCGTCGCCGCCGCGCCCGCGCCGAACCTCGCCGCCCGGGTCACCGGGCGGATCGCCACCCAGCCCGCGCTCCCCGTCCGCGTGA
- the guaB gene encoding IMP dehydrogenase, whose translation MTDLGTPGSAAPADPFGFIGLTYDDVLLLPGETDVIPSEVDTTTRLTREISLSIPLVSAAMDTVTESRMAIALARQGGIGVLHRNLSIEAQAHQVDLVKRSESGMVSDPVTVGPDATLAELDALCAKYRVSGLPVVDDDRRLLGIITNRDLRFVPPAEFTTRRVRDTMTSMPLITGPVGISNDDAAALLGKHKVEKLPLVDADGRLQGLITVKDFVKSEQYPMATKDASGRLVVAAAVGFFGDAWDRVSALVEAGVDALVVDTANGHARLMLDMVRRIKSDPGTRHVQVIGGNIATREGAQALVDAGVDAVKVGVGPGSICTTRVVAGVGVPQVTAVYEASLAAKPAGVPVIADGGLQYSGDIAKALVAGADSVMVGGLIAGCDESPGDLVFVNGKQFKRYRGMASLGAMQSRGDRRSYSKDRYFQGDLTDDEIITEGIEGQVPYRGPLAAVAHQLVGGLHQSMFYVGARTIPQLQQRGKFVRITPAGLKESHPHDVQMISESPNYTVR comes from the coding sequence ATGACCGACCTGGGCACCCCTGGATCCGCCGCTCCCGCCGACCCGTTCGGCTTCATCGGTCTCACCTACGACGACGTCCTGCTGCTCCCGGGCGAGACGGACGTCATCCCGAGCGAGGTCGACACCACGACCCGGCTCACGCGTGAGATCTCCCTGTCGATCCCGCTCGTGTCCGCCGCGATGGACACCGTCACCGAGTCGCGCATGGCGATCGCCCTGGCCCGCCAGGGCGGCATCGGCGTGCTGCACCGCAACCTCTCGATCGAGGCGCAGGCCCACCAGGTCGACCTGGTGAAGCGCTCCGAGTCCGGCATGGTGTCCGACCCCGTGACCGTGGGCCCCGACGCGACGCTGGCCGAGCTCGACGCGCTCTGCGCCAAGTACCGCGTGTCCGGCCTGCCGGTCGTGGACGACGACCGCCGCCTGCTGGGCATCATCACCAACCGCGACCTGCGGTTCGTGCCGCCGGCCGAGTTCACCACCCGCCGGGTCCGCGACACGATGACGTCGATGCCGCTGATCACCGGCCCGGTCGGCATCTCGAACGACGACGCCGCGGCGCTGCTCGGCAAGCACAAGGTCGAGAAGCTGCCGCTGGTCGACGCGGACGGCCGCCTGCAGGGCCTCATCACCGTCAAGGACTTCGTGAAGTCCGAGCAGTACCCGATGGCCACGAAGGACGCGAGCGGCCGCCTGGTCGTCGCCGCGGCCGTCGGCTTCTTCGGGGACGCCTGGGACCGCGTGTCCGCCCTGGTCGAGGCCGGCGTGGACGCGCTCGTCGTCGACACCGCGAACGGCCACGCCCGGCTCATGCTCGACATGGTCCGCCGGATCAAGTCCGACCCGGGCACGAGGCACGTCCAGGTCATCGGCGGCAACATCGCGACCCGCGAGGGCGCGCAGGCGCTGGTCGACGCGGGCGTGGACGCGGTCAAGGTCGGTGTCGGCCCGGGCTCGATCTGCACGACCCGCGTGGTCGCCGGCGTCGGCGTCCCGCAGGTCACGGCGGTCTACGAGGCCTCGCTGGCCGCGAAGCCCGCGGGCGTCCCGGTCATCGCCGACGGCGGCCTGCAGTACTCCGGCGACATCGCGAAGGCCCTCGTGGCCGGCGCGGACAGCGTGATGGTCGGCGGCCTCATCGCGGGCTGCGACGAGTCGCCGGGCGACCTGGTGTTCGTCAACGGCAAGCAGTTCAAGCGCTACCGCGGCATGGCGTCGCTGGGCGCGATGCAGAGCCGCGGCGACCGCCGGTCGTACTCCAAGGACCGGTACTTCCAGGGCGACCTGACCGACGACGAGATCATCACCGAGGGCATCGAGGGCCAGGTCCCGTACCGCGGCCCGCTCGCGGCGGTGGCGCACCAGCTGGTCGGCGGCCTGCACCAGTCGATGTTCTACGTCGGCGCGCGCACGATCCCGCAGCTGCAGCAGCGCGGGAAGTTCGTCCGGATCACGCCGGCGGGGCTCAAGGAGTCGCACCCGCACGACGTGCAGATGATCTCGGAGTCGCCGAACTACACGGTGCGCTGA
- a CDS encoding response regulator transcription factor, protein MAGVVVCHGSTAVRERIVLTALGVPALAPVRAAASVDELVTLARRVPPTIVLLDAHLPTPGPVEAIRRLRAVPSQSTVVMLAVPGDEIALDRAIALGARGYLAPDVGRAELAAVAAHILASPGIPGAPGAVPHDGLAAAHAHGGVASAPTPVVARVELPAQSTGRDEVSLTKREVEVLVGMSNGRSNAQIGQELFLSEDTIKTHARRLFRKLGAADRAQAVAIGLRKGLIR, encoded by the coding sequence ATGGCGGGCGTCGTGGTGTGCCACGGATCGACGGCGGTGCGCGAGCGCATCGTCCTGACGGCACTCGGTGTGCCCGCGCTGGCCCCGGTGCGCGCGGCGGCGTCCGTGGACGAGCTGGTCACGCTGGCGCGGCGGGTGCCGCCGACCATCGTGCTGCTCGACGCGCACCTGCCCACCCCGGGCCCCGTGGAGGCGATCCGCCGGCTGCGCGCGGTGCCGTCGCAGTCGACGGTCGTGATGCTGGCGGTGCCCGGCGACGAGATCGCGCTGGACCGGGCGATCGCGCTCGGCGCCCGCGGGTACCTGGCCCCCGACGTCGGCCGGGCGGAGCTCGCCGCGGTCGCGGCGCACATCCTGGCGAGCCCGGGCATCCCCGGCGCGCCCGGTGCGGTGCCGCACGACGGCCTCGCCGCCGCGCACGCCCACGGCGGCGTGGCGAGCGCCCCGACCCCGGTGGTCGCCCGCGTGGAGCTGCCCGCGCAGTCCACCGGCCGTGACGAGGTCTCGCTCACGAAGCGCGAGGTCGAGGTGCTGGTCGGCATGAGCAACGGCCGGTCGAACGCGCAGATCGGCCAGGAGCTGTTCCTGTCCGAGGACACGATCAAGACCCACGCCCGCCGGCTGTTCCGCAAGCTCGGCGCCGCCGACCGCGCGCAGGCGGTGGCCATCGGGCTGCGCAAGGGCCTCATCCGCTGA
- a CDS encoding MerR family transcriptional regulator gives MQHSEDEEPTGDAGRGPDDRATEAVELDGPILTVAAVASRLGVAPATLRTWDRRYGLGPSEHTAGAHRRYSAADLARLMAMRSLTLDGVPPADAARLAREGAPGVVPDPVTSPEHDGVRAHRGAGDGGHRADGAAADADGPVGAPGPGATGGPDATAGPGAAAGSGSGVGPDATTGSGATPGPDAPGTPAGPGRHLSAVPDAPARAPEDAATGDPRPGAPASSRAPAAPGGRAGRPPRPATPTSVIDAALRADAAEVTRQLALPAGGDLVRWWSDLVAPARAGIASRTVLARPGDEPDALVSAAALAVLRDRSGRVPRHPSRRRIVLLLAAPGEPRPLSLHVLAGALADAGVDARVVAGPTGRHRLLEIAAMTSPSAVVLLSEQTAPDLGLVGAVAEAHAELPVFVMVPDEAAGEVPLGRQVHRVRTVPGLVHEVLAVSA, from the coding sequence ATGCAGCACAGCGAGGACGAGGAGCCGACCGGCGACGCCGGGCGGGGCCCCGACGACCGCGCGACAGAGGCGGTCGAGCTCGACGGGCCGATCCTCACCGTCGCCGCCGTCGCGTCGCGCCTCGGGGTCGCCCCCGCCACGCTGCGCACCTGGGACCGCCGCTACGGGCTCGGTCCGTCGGAGCACACGGCGGGCGCGCACCGCCGGTACAGCGCGGCCGACCTGGCGCGGCTGATGGCCATGCGCTCGCTGACCCTCGACGGGGTGCCCCCGGCGGACGCCGCCCGGCTGGCCCGCGAGGGCGCGCCGGGGGTCGTGCCCGACCCCGTGACGTCGCCGGAGCACGACGGCGTCCGCGCCCACCGCGGGGCCGGGGACGGCGGGCACCGCGCCGACGGCGCCGCCGCGGACGCCGACGGCCCGGTCGGGGCTCCCGGCCCCGGCGCGACCGGCGGTCCCGACGCGACCGCCGGTCCCGGCGCGGCCGCCGGGTCCGGCTCGGGCGTCGGTCCCGACGCGACCACCGGTTCCGGTGCGACGCCCGGCCCGGACGCGCCCGGCACGCCCGCCGGCCCGGGCCGCCACCTCAGCGCCGTCCCCGACGCGCCCGCGCGCGCCCCCGAGGACGCGGCGACCGGCGACCCGCGCCCCGGCGCCCCGGCCTCGTCCCGCGCGCCCGCGGCGCCGGGCGGTCGCGCCGGGCGCCCGCCCCGGCCCGCCACCCCCACCTCGGTCATCGACGCCGCCCTCCGGGCCGACGCCGCCGAGGTGACCCGGCAGCTCGCGCTCCCCGCCGGTGGCGACCTGGTCCGCTGGTGGTCCGACCTGGTCGCGCCCGCCCGCGCGGGCATCGCGTCCCGGACCGTGCTCGCCCGCCCGGGCGACGAGCCCGACGCGCTGGTGTCCGCCGCGGCCCTGGCGGTGCTCCGCGACCGTTCGGGTCGCGTCCCGCGGCACCCGTCGCGCCGCCGGATCGTCCTGCTGCTCGCGGCACCGGGTGAACCTCGGCCGCTGTCGCTGCACGTGCTCGCGGGCGCGCTGGCCGACGCCGGCGTCGACGCGCGCGTGGTCGCGGGGCCCACGGGCCGGCACCGGCTGCTCGAGATCGCGGCCATGACCTCGCCGTCGGCGGTGGTGCTGCTGAGCGAGCAGACGGCCCCCGACCTGGGGCTCGTCGGTGCGGTGGCGGAGGCGCACGCCGAGCTGCCGGTGTTCGTGATGGTGCCGGACGAGGCGGCCGGGGAGGTCCCGCTGGGTCGTCAGGTGCACCGCGTGCGCACGGTTCCGGGCCTGGTCCACGAGGTGCTGGCCGTCTCCGCCTGA
- a CDS encoding WhiB family transcriptional regulator, whose translation MAEISRLPGPVMELWEWQYEGACRDADQDLFFHPEGERGAARRRRAEAAKAICATCPVINECREQSLAVREPYGVWGGLSEDERTAVLAERAGRTTHQAI comes from the coding sequence ATGGCCGAGATCTCCCGCCTCCCGGGACCCGTGATGGAGCTCTGGGAGTGGCAGTACGAGGGTGCCTGCCGCGACGCCGACCAGGACCTGTTCTTCCACCCCGAGGGCGAGCGGGGCGCCGCGCGCCGCCGCCGCGCCGAGGCGGCCAAGGCGATCTGCGCGACCTGCCCGGTCATCAACGAGTGCCGCGAGCAGTCGCTCGCGGTCCGCGAGCCGTACGGCGTCTGGGGCGGCCTCTCCGAGGACGAGCGCACCGCCGTCCTCGCCGAGCGCGCCGGCCGGACGACCCACCAGGCGATCTGA
- the groES gene encoding co-chaperone GroES, whose translation MSVSIKPLEDRIVVKTLEAEQTTASGLVIPDSAKEKPQEGEVLAVGPGRIDDNGNRVPLDVAVGDKVIYSKYGGTEVKYDGEEYLILSARDILAVVTR comes from the coding sequence GTGTCGGTCTCCATCAAGCCGCTCGAGGACCGGATCGTCGTCAAGACGCTCGAGGCGGAGCAGACGACCGCCTCCGGTCTCGTCATCCCGGACAGCGCCAAGGAGAAGCCCCAGGAGGGCGAGGTCCTGGCCGTGGGTCCGGGTCGCATCGACGACAACGGCAACCGCGTCCCGCTCGACGTGGCGGTCGGTGACAAGGTCATCTACAGCAAGTACGGCGGCACCGAGGTCAAGTACGACGGCGAGGAGTACCTCATCCTCTCCGCGCGCGACATCCTGGCGGTCGTCACCAGGTGA
- a CDS encoding class I SAM-dependent methyltransferase, with product MDASGLAKLLSPEGWALLSALPPYDERHAMALSERLRKDGFDADLVAAALTQSRLRARAHDKLGEFADGMLFTPAGLEQATRLVVAARHARRYAAAGVTRVADLTSGLGADAMAFAGVGLRVLAVDADETTAALATINLRAFPEAEVRHGDGLAVDLAAEGVDGVYADPARRTSGGSRVFDPAAYAPPLDDVLALRERVPALGLKLGPGVPHGALPDDAEAQWVSVDGDVVELGLWFGPLAPEGPGRSALLLGAAGGSAVLRAAGERSRAEVGPVGAYLYEPDGAVIRAGLVAEVAAEVQGRLVDSTIAYVTSDALHATPFATAYRVLDTLPFGLKRLRAYLRERGVGSLTIKKRGTAVVPEQLRRQLDLRGTAAATIVLTRVAGQQQVLLVEPVGAAA from the coding sequence ATGGACGCGTCCGGCCTCGCCAAGCTGCTCAGCCCCGAGGGCTGGGCCCTGCTGTCCGCCCTCCCCCCGTACGACGAGCGGCACGCGATGGCCCTGTCCGAGCGCCTGCGCAAGGACGGCTTCGACGCCGACCTGGTCGCGGCGGCGCTGACCCAGTCGCGGCTGCGAGCTAGGGCGCACGACAAGCTCGGCGAGTTCGCGGACGGCATGCTGTTCACCCCCGCGGGCCTCGAGCAGGCGACCCGGCTGGTGGTCGCCGCCCGGCACGCGCGCCGGTACGCGGCCGCGGGCGTCACCCGCGTCGCCGACCTGACCTCGGGCCTCGGCGCCGACGCGATGGCGTTCGCGGGCGTCGGGCTGCGGGTGCTCGCCGTCGACGCCGACGAGACCACCGCCGCCCTGGCGACGATCAACCTGCGCGCGTTCCCCGAGGCCGAGGTCCGGCACGGCGACGGCCTGGCGGTCGACCTCGCCGCCGAGGGCGTGGACGGCGTGTACGCCGACCCCGCGCGCCGGACGTCGGGCGGGAGCCGGGTGTTCGACCCGGCGGCCTACGCCCCGCCGCTGGACGACGTCCTCGCCCTCCGCGAGCGCGTGCCGGCCCTGGGCCTCAAGCTCGGCCCGGGCGTGCCGCACGGCGCGCTGCCGGACGACGCCGAGGCGCAGTGGGTGTCGGTCGACGGCGACGTCGTCGAGCTCGGCCTGTGGTTCGGCCCGCTCGCACCCGAGGGCCCCGGCCGGTCGGCGCTGCTGCTGGGGGCCGCCGGCGGGTCCGCCGTGCTGCGCGCCGCCGGCGAGCGGTCCCGCGCCGAGGTCGGGCCCGTCGGCGCCTACCTCTACGAGCCCGACGGGGCCGTGATCCGCGCCGGGCTGGTCGCCGAGGTCGCCGCCGAGGTGCAGGGACGGCTCGTGGACAGCACGATCGCCTACGTGACCTCCGACGCGCTGCACGCGACCCCGTTCGCCACGGCCTACCGGGTGCTCGACACCCTGCCGTTCGGCCTCAAGCGGCTGCGGGCCTACCTGCGCGAGCGCGGCGTCGGGTCGCTGACGATCAAGAAGCGCGGCACCGCGGTCGTCCCGGAGCAGCTGCGCCGCCAGCTCGACCTCCGCGGGACGGCCGCCGCGACGATCGTGCTCACCCGCGTCGCCGGCCAGCAGCAGGTGCTGCTCGTCGAGCCCGTCGGCGCCGCCGCGTGA
- a CDS encoding glutamate--cysteine ligase, with protein sequence MTTPTRLPFARSERSTVGIEWELALVDADSGDLRQVASTVLDAVRPAGAAEHPAIKQELLLNTVEVVSGVCRTVGEAGADLQRAVDEVRTVTDPLRVELMSAGTHPFARWAQQKVTDKQRYATLIDRTQWWGRQMLIYGVHVHVGIEDRDKVLPISRALLTTFAHLQSLSASSPFWGGKDTGYASNRALMFQQLPTAGLPFPFERWDQLEAYVGDMLHTGVIDAFDEVRWDVRPSPRFGTIEARICDGSPSLLEVTALAALTHCLVEHFSTLLDRGEELPTIPPWFAQENKWRSARYGMDAIIITNAAGDEELVTDAVARLLVDLEPVAERLGCATELDAVRVILRKGASYQRQRAVARRNAGELDAVVASLVAEMRAGRPL encoded by the coding sequence GTGACCACCCCGACCCGGCTGCCGTTCGCGCGGTCCGAGCGGTCGACCGTCGGCATCGAGTGGGAGCTCGCGCTGGTCGACGCCGACTCCGGCGACCTGCGCCAGGTCGCCAGCACCGTCCTCGACGCGGTCCGCCCCGCCGGCGCGGCCGAGCACCCCGCGATCAAGCAGGAGCTGCTGCTCAACACCGTCGAGGTCGTGTCCGGCGTCTGCCGCACGGTCGGCGAGGCCGGCGCGGACCTGCAGCGCGCGGTCGACGAGGTGCGCACCGTCACCGACCCGCTGCGCGTCGAGCTGATGAGCGCCGGCACCCACCCGTTCGCGCGCTGGGCCCAGCAGAAGGTCACGGACAAGCAGCGGTACGCCACCCTGATCGACCGGACGCAGTGGTGGGGCCGGCAGATGCTGATCTACGGCGTGCACGTGCACGTCGGGATCGAGGACCGGGACAAGGTGCTGCCGATCTCCCGTGCCCTGCTGACCACGTTCGCGCACCTGCAGTCGCTGTCCGCGTCCAGCCCGTTCTGGGGCGGCAAGGACACCGGGTACGCGTCGAACCGCGCGCTGATGTTCCAGCAGCTGCCGACCGCCGGGCTGCCCTTCCCGTTCGAGCGCTGGGACCAGCTCGAGGCCTACGTCGGCGACATGCTGCACACCGGGGTCATCGACGCGTTCGACGAGGTGCGCTGGGACGTCCGGCCGTCGCCGAGGTTCGGCACGATCGAGGCCCGGATCTGCGACGGCTCCCCCAGCCTGCTCGAGGTGACGGCGCTCGCCGCGCTCACGCACTGCCTCGTCGAGCACTTCTCCACGCTGCTCGACCGCGGCGAGGAGCTGCCGACGATCCCGCCGTGGTTCGCCCAGGAGAACAAGTGGCGCTCGGCGCGCTACGGCATGGACGCCATCATCATCACGAACGCGGCGGGCGACGAGGAGCTCGTGACCGACGCGGTCGCGCGGCTGCTGGTCGACCTGGAGCCGGTCGCCGAGCGGCTGGGCTGCGCGACCGAGCTCGACGCCGTGCGGGTCATCCTGCGCAAGGGCGCGTCCTACCAGCGGCAGCGGGCCGTCGCCCGGCGGAACGCCGGCGAGCTCGACGCGGTGGTGGCGTCGCTGGTCGCGGAGATGCGGGCGGGTCGCCCGCTCTGA
- the tsaD gene encoding tRNA (adenosine(37)-N6)-threonylcarbamoyltransferase complex transferase subunit TsaD produces the protein MPEAPLVLGIETSCDETGVALVRAHADRSELLVDAVASSMDEHARFGGIIPEIASRAHLEAMIPTIERALDTAGVTLVDVDAVAVTAGPGLVGSLTVGTAAAKALAYGLGKPLYGVNHVIGHAAVDELVHGLFPDRVMALVVSGGHSSLLLIDDVVTGVHELGSTLDDAAGEAFDKVGRLLGLPYPGGPHIDRLAREGDPTAIRFPRGLTAAKDQAKHADDFSFSGLKTAVARWVEAREDAGEPIPLEDVSASFAASVADVLTAKTIAACRKHGVDTLVVGGGFSANSQLRDMAAERCAAAGIDLRIPPIKYCTDNGAMIAALGAAVVRRGLPASDFAIGVDSTMPLETVTV, from the coding sequence ATGCCTGAAGCGCCCCTCGTCCTGGGGATCGAGACGTCCTGCGACGAGACCGGGGTCGCCCTGGTCCGCGCCCACGCCGACCGCAGCGAGCTCCTGGTCGACGCCGTCGCGTCCTCCATGGACGAGCACGCGCGGTTCGGCGGGATCATCCCGGAGATCGCCTCCCGCGCCCACCTCGAGGCGATGATCCCGACGATCGAGCGCGCGCTCGACACCGCCGGGGTCACGCTCGTGGACGTCGACGCGGTCGCCGTCACGGCCGGGCCCGGCCTCGTCGGGTCGCTCACCGTCGGCACCGCCGCGGCCAAGGCGCTCGCGTACGGCCTCGGCAAGCCGCTCTACGGCGTCAACCACGTCATCGGCCACGCGGCCGTCGACGAGCTGGTGCACGGCCTGTTCCCCGACCGGGTCATGGCGCTCGTCGTGTCCGGCGGGCACTCCAGCCTGCTGCTGATCGACGACGTCGTCACCGGCGTGCACGAGCTCGGCTCGACGCTCGACGACGCGGCGGGCGAGGCGTTCGACAAGGTCGGCCGGCTGCTGGGGCTGCCCTACCCCGGTGGCCCGCACATCGACCGCCTGGCGCGCGAGGGCGACCCGACGGCCATCCGGTTCCCGCGCGGCCTCACCGCCGCGAAGGACCAGGCGAAGCACGCGGACGACTTCTCGTTCTCCGGCCTGAAGACCGCCGTGGCCCGCTGGGTCGAGGCGCGCGAGGACGCCGGCGAGCCCATCCCGCTCGAGGACGTGTCGGCGTCGTTCGCCGCGTCCGTGGCCGACGTGCTCACCGCGAAGACGATCGCGGCCTGCCGGAAGCACGGCGTGGACACCCTGGTGGTCGGCGGCGGGTTCTCCGCGAACTCGCAGCTGCGGGACATGGCCGCCGAGCGGTGCGCCGCGGCCGGGATCGACCTGCGCATCCCGCCGATCAAGTACTGCACGGACAACGGCGCGATGATCGCCGCTCTGGGTGCCGCGGTCGTGCGCCGCGGGCTGCCGGCGTCGGACTTCGCGATCGGCGTCGACTCGACGATGCCGCTGGAGACCGTCACGGTCTGA
- a CDS encoding malonic semialdehyde reductase, whose translation MSIDTAPSSAAADLRVPQEIVDLVFRDARTVNTFTDGEVTDEQVRAVWDVVRWGPTAMNSLPLRLLLVRSGEGRERLVDHMNEGNKAKTRRAPLSIVVAADVDFHEQLPRLAPHMAGARDNFAGIEDVRARMSRDNAFLQAGYLIVGLRAAGLHVGPMTGYDAPGLDADLLAGSGWRSIMVLNVGSAPEDVEGFGMPASHPRQGRLDFEDVARSI comes from the coding sequence ATGAGCATCGACACCGCACCGTCGTCCGCCGCCGCCGACCTCCGCGTCCCGCAGGAGATCGTGGACCTGGTGTTCCGGGACGCCCGCACCGTCAACACGTTCACCGACGGCGAGGTCACCGACGAGCAGGTCCGCGCCGTCTGGGACGTCGTCCGCTGGGGCCCGACCGCGATGAACTCGCTGCCGCTGCGCCTGCTGCTCGTCCGCTCGGGCGAGGGCCGCGAGCGCCTCGTCGACCACATGAACGAGGGCAACAAGGCCAAGACCCGGCGCGCCCCGCTCAGCATCGTCGTGGCCGCCGACGTCGACTTCCACGAGCAGCTCCCCCGCCTGGCCCCGCACATGGCCGGCGCCCGCGACAACTTCGCCGGCATCGAGGACGTCCGCGCCCGGATGTCCCGCGACAACGCGTTCCTGCAGGCCGGGTACCTGATCGTCGGCCTGCGCGCCGCGGGGCTGCACGTCGGGCCGATGACCGGCTACGACGCGCCCGGCCTGGACGCCGACCTGCTCGCCGGGTCGGGCTGGCGCTCGATCATGGTCCTCAACGTGGGCAGCGCGCCGGAGGACGTCGAGGGCTTCGGCATGCCGGCCTCGCACCCGCGCCAGGGCCGCCTCGACTTCGAGGACGTCGCGCGCTCGATCTGA
- the rimI gene encoding ribosomal protein S18-alanine N-acetyltransferase → MTSPDDRTRDGAADAGGPAPEDATVPGDASVAHGAADAGRTADVLLRPLVPDDLDALEDMEEALFGAGAWSRTSLAEEITGPGRWYVGAQDRASGELVGYAGLWFDGYDGQVMTVGTRPDAQGRGIGRMLLDALLDHARELGAGDVLLEVRVDNEPALRLYERAGFERFGRRKGYYQPENVDAWTMRRRA, encoded by the coding sequence GTGACCTCGCCCGACGACCGGACCCGCGACGGGGCCGCGGACGCGGGCGGTCCGGCGCCGGAGGACGCGACCGTGCCGGGGGACGCCTCGGTGGCGCACGGCGCCGCCGACGCCGGCCGCACCGCCGACGTCCTGCTCCGGCCGCTCGTCCCCGACGACCTCGACGCGCTCGAGGACATGGAGGAGGCGCTGTTCGGCGCCGGCGCCTGGTCGCGGACGTCGCTGGCCGAGGAGATCACCGGCCCGGGCCGGTGGTACGTCGGCGCGCAGGACCGGGCGTCCGGCGAGCTCGTCGGGTACGCCGGGCTGTGGTTCGACGGCTACGACGGCCAGGTGATGACCGTCGGCACCCGCCCGGACGCGCAGGGCCGCGGGATCGGCCGGATGCTGCTGGACGCGCTGCTCGACCACGCGCGCGAGCTCGGCGCGGGTGACGTCCTCCTGGAGGTGCGGGTCGACAACGAGCCGGCGCTGCGGCTGTACGAGCGCGCGGGGTTCGAGCGGTTCGGCCGGCGCAAGGGCTACTACCAGCCCGAGAACGTCGACGCCTGGACGATGCGCCGCAGGGCCTGA
- the tsaB gene encoding tRNA (adenosine(37)-N6)-threonylcarbamoyltransferase complex dimerization subunit type 1 TsaB, whose product MPVLALDTSAAASAAVVDDAGRTLATRSTGESRRHAETLTPLLDEVLAEAGVARTDLTAVVAGTGPAPFTGLRVGLVTARTLGLALGVPVHGVSSLDALALAAVAAAASGTGPALDDREVLVLTDARRKEVYWARYRAVVGAGAAPTVEAVEGPGVATPAAVAEQGLEGLLLVGPGTALYPELLPPVPGTPDAVDAADLARVALARLAVAGAGVVLPTEPLYLRRPDAVPPAAAKRARA is encoded by the coding sequence GTGCCCGTCCTCGCGCTCGACACCTCCGCCGCCGCGTCCGCCGCCGTCGTCGACGACGCGGGCCGCACCCTGGCCACCCGGTCGACCGGCGAGTCCCGCCGGCACGCGGAGACGCTGACCCCGCTGCTCGACGAGGTCCTCGCCGAGGCGGGCGTCGCCCGCACCGACCTGACCGCGGTGGTGGCGGGCACCGGCCCCGCGCCGTTCACCGGCCTGCGCGTCGGCCTGGTCACGGCCCGCACGCTCGGCCTGGCGCTCGGCGTCCCGGTGCACGGGGTGTCCTCGCTCGACGCGCTGGCGCTGGCCGCGGTCGCTGCGGCGGCGTCCGGCACCGGCCCGGCCCTCGACGACCGCGAGGTGCTGGTCCTGACGGACGCGCGCCGCAAGGAGGTCTACTGGGCCCGGTACCGCGCGGTGGTCGGCGCGGGCGCAGCCCCGACCGTCGAGGCGGTCGAGGGCCCCGGCGTCGCGACGCCGGCCGCGGTCGCGGAGCAGGGGCTCGAGGGGCTGCTGCTCGTCGGCCCGGGCACCGCGCTGTACCCGGAGCTGCTGCCGCCGGTGCCCGGCACGCCCGACGCCGTGGACGCGGCGGACCTCGCCCGGGTCGCGCTCGCGCGGCTCGCGGTGGCGGGTGCGGGCGTGGTGCTGCCGACGGAGCCGCTGTACCTGCGCCGCCCGGACGCCGTGCCGCCGGCCGCCGCGAAGCGGGCGCGGGCGTGA